The Gemmatimonadota bacterium DH-78 region CCGCTTTCACCCCGGCGGCATGGGGTCGGTCTTGGCGGCGCTCTCCGTGGTGCGGTCGCTGCTCGACCAGCCCGTGAACCGACTGCCACTGCGGATGGAGCCGGCGGCGGGGCGGCCCTCGATCGAGCTGAGCGCCGACGTGGCACCGACCCTCTTCGACGCCGTCGAACGGGCGCACGAGGAGTACGGCGGCGGACCGCCGCCCCACCCCGCCGGGTAGACCCCGGCATGGCGTCCACCCCTCCCTCCCGCCCTTCGCCCCAGGTCGAGGTCATCCCGCCCCGCCCGGGCGAGCTCCGGCGGGCCCGGGCCGTCGCCCGGGTACTCGACGACCTCATCCCGATTCCGGGCACCTCGTGGCGGATCGGGATCGACCCCCTGCTCGGGCTCTTTCCCGGCGTGGGAGACTGGGTCGGATGGGCGGCGTCGCTCCACCTGCTGCTGAGCGCCTGGCGGGCCGGGGCCGACGCCGCCACCCTCGTGCGCATGGCGGGCAACATGGTGATCGACGCCCTGGTGGGCGCGGTGCCGGTTCTGGGCGACCTCTTCGACATGGCCTGGAAGGCGAACGACCGCAATCTGCGCATTCTCGAGGGCGTGGTGGCCGAACCGGCCGACACCCGCCGCTCGAGTCGCTGGGTGGTGGGGTCGGTGGTGGCGGGCACGGTCACCCTGCTCGGGCTCGCCTCGATCGGCGCGCTTCTCGTGCTGCGCACCGTCGTCGGCGCGGTCAGCGGGCTATTCTGAGGGCGATTCCACGCCGCGCAGCCACCGCTCCAACGCATCGAGCCCCTCGGCGAAGGAGGCGCGCCCGTACCCCACGCGGAACGAGGCGTCGACGGCCGCCACCCGCGGGTCTGCGCGGTCGGCGCGGGCGTCGGAAAAGAGTCCCCCCGGTGCGAGAAGCACGCCGGCCTCGCTGCGCGCCCGCTCGCAGAACGCCGCCACCCCGCCCCATCGATCCGGGTCGACGAGGCGGGGAAAGGTGACGGACCCGCCGCTCGGCGCCCGCCACTCGAACCACCCGCTCCACCGCGTCATGAAGGCGTCGAGCCGATCGAGGTTCGCGGCCAGCAGCCGACGCGATCGCGACAGGAGCGCATCGGACTGCCGCAGCGCCACCGCCGCCAGCAGTTCCGAGGGCGCCGGCCCGCAGATGCTGGTGAAATCCTTGTAGCGCTCCACCCGCCGCCGCACCTCGGGATCGCGTGCCACCAGCCAACCGGTGCGCAGGCCGGGCAGCCCGAGGCCCTTCGATACCAGCCCGAGCGCGAGAACCGCGGCATCGCGATCCGCCATCGATGCCGACCCCGTGGGCTCGGATCCGTTCCCCCGCTCCGTGCCCCGGTACGCCTCGTCGCAGAAGAGTCGCACGCCGCGTCGAGCGACCACGTCGAGCACTCCTTCGGCGAAGGCGTCGTCGGCCACCCAGCCCGTCGGATTGTGGGGCGTGTTGATCACGACCAGTCGGGCCCGCGGGTGATCCAGCAGCCGGTCGAGTTCGTCGAGGTCCGGGGCCCAATCCCGCGCGGAGTCCCCCCACCAGTGAACGACCTCGGCCCCCGCGAGCTCGGCCGCGGACCGCAGCGCCTGGTAGGCCGGCATCTGCACCACCACCCGATCGCCCTCTCGCAGCAGGGCCCGGAAGGTGGTGTAGATCACCTCGACCGCGGTGGCGTGCACGAGCACGTCGTCGGGCTCGACTTCGCCGTAGAGGCCCGCCGCCGCCACCCGCAGCTCCTCCGACCCGGCGCTCTCCGTGTAGCCCAGGCGCAGGCCGAGCAGCCGCTCGCGCGCGCCGGGCTCGAGAGCGAGCAGGTCCGCCACGGTGCAGCTCTCGCAATCCGACACCGCCAGCAGATGGGGGGTGGTGAACTCGGTGGCGGCGAAGAACCGCTCGAGGTGGAAGGTCTCGCGAGGGGCGGGGAGGGGGGTGGATCGGGGCACGGTTCGGGTCGGGATCGGGAGCGGGATCGGTGCGTGGACGGGATTCGCTACATTACCCCATCGGGCCGTGTCGCGCGGCCTCGTCGCACCTTCTCCCGCCTCCCACCGCGATGTCGATGGCCTCTTCCCGCTCCCCCGTCCGGCTCTTCATCACCGGCGGCACCTTCGACAAGGAGTACGACGAGATCAACGGGCGCCTCTACTTCAAGGACACGCACCTGCCCGAGATGCTCCGCATGGGCCGCTGTCGCCTCGGGGTCGAGATCCGAACGCTGATGATGGTCGACTCGCTCGAGATGACGGCGCGCGACCGCGACCTGATCGTGCGGAACTGCCTCGAGGTGCCCGAAGACCGCATCGTGATCACGCACGGCACCGACACGATGTCGGAGACGGCGGCGCTGCTCTCGAAGGAGGTCCCGGGCAAGACGATCGTACTGACCGGCGCGATGATCCCGATCGCGTTCGGAAGCTCCGACGGGCTCTTCAATCTCGGAGGTGCCCTCACCGCGGTGCAGGTGCTGCCGGCGGGGACCTGGGTGGCCATGAACGGCCGGATCTTCGACGGCACCACGGTGCGGAAGAACCGCGACACCGGAGTGTTCGAGGCGGTCTGACGTCTAGCGCCGACCGGCCGCGCGGAGGTATCGGCGCGCCAGCTGCGCCACCCGGCTTCGCCCCTCCTCCTCGGCCGCACCGAGGATCTTCTCAACCTCGTCCGCCAGCAGCGGGTCGCCCCACCGATAGCCCGTGGCCTGCTCCGCCCCGAGCGAGTCGCCGGCATCGGCCCCCTGGATCAGCGCCCAGGCGGCCGCCTCCTCGTAGTAGTCCGACTCCGGGTCGGGGAGCCGGTAGTCCGGCTCCGGCGCGCCCCCGGCGTCTTCGTTCACGAATGCTCTCGACATCGGCCGCTCAGGCGGAGACGAGGGCGAGCGCGCGCAGCAGGGCGTCGGCGGTGAACGGCTTCTGAACGAAGGCCACCTCCGGGGGCAGATCCATGCGCCGATCGGGCGACCCCTCCGCGTATCCCGACATCGCCATGCACCGCACGTGCGGGTGGTTGCGCAGCACCTCCTCCAGCAGATCGCGCCCGCTGCGGCCGGGCAGCACGAGGTCGGTGAGCAGATAGGCGTACTCCTGCGGCGCGGCCTCGAGCATCTCGAGACCGGTCTCGGCGTCCGGCGCCACCCGCACGCTCAACCCCTCGTTGCGCAGGGTGCGATCGGCCACGCGCCGGACCGCGGGATCGTCTTCCACCACGAGAATCGTGCCCGCCACGGCACCGACCGGAGCCGGCGATTCCGCGGATGGGGCGGCGGAGACCGCCGCATCCACGACCGGGGGAAAGCGCAGCACGAAGGTGGAGCCCTCGCCGAGCGTGGAGTTCACGTGGATCGTGCCCCCGCTCTGCTTGACGATTCCGTAGGCCATCGCCAGCCCCAGACCGGTCCCCCCGCGCGAGCGCTTGGTGGTGTAGAAGGGCTCGAAGATGCGGCCGCGCACCGCCTCGTCCATCCCCTGGCCGGTGTCCGACACGTCGAGCCGCACGTAGCGCGCCCCCACCACGAGTTCGGTACGCCCCGCCGCCACCTCCGCCGTGAGCGTCTCCGACCAGGCGCGCAGCGTGAGCACGCCCCCGTCGGGCATGGCGTCGCGCGCGTTCACGGCCAGGTTCATGATCACCTGCTCGATCTGCCCGGGATCGACCCGCACCGGAGGCAGCCCCGCCTCGAACTCCGTCTCGATGCGCACGTCTTCTCCGAGCACCCGCACGAGCAGCTGCTCCATGTTGCGGACCACGCCCACGAGATCGACGACGCGCGGGCGGAGCACCTGTTCGCGGCTGAAGGCGAGCAGCTGGCGGGTGAGTTCGGCGGCGCGGTCGGCGGCGCTGCGCACCACCTCCACCTCTTCCACCAGGGGACTCTCGCTCGACAGATCCATGAGCAGGAAGTCGGACTGCGCCCGGATCACCGTCAGGAGATTGTTGAAGTCGTGCGCGATGCCCCCGGCCAGTCGACCCACCGCCTCCATGCGGTGCGCCGCGCGCAGCCGACCCTCGAGCCGGGTGCGCTCCGTGACGTCTTCCGACACCCCCACCACCCGCGTGGCCGGGCCCTCGCCGTCCGCCACCGGTACCGCGCGATCGGAGATCCAGCGCACCTCTCCCCCCGGACGTACGATCCGGTACTGGATCTCGTAGCCGCGCGTGCCGCGCCCCCGCACCACGTCTTCCACCCGCTCGCGGTCGGAGGGATGGACCGCTTCGAGCCAGCTTCGCGGATCGCGTCGCAGTTCCAGGGGATCGCGCCCCCAGATGGTCCGGTACGCGGGACTGGCGTACTCGCGGGCGGCGTCGCCGGCCGGTCCCGTCCAGAACACGTCATCCATGTGCTGGGCGATGAGCCGGAATCGGGCCCTGTCGGCCTCGCTTCGGCGAACGGCCTCCTCCCGCTCCCAGGCTCGGCCGAGCTGTACTCCCACCTGTACCAGGAGCGCCTCCAACGCGGCGTCGAAGTCCCGGCGCTCGGCAGTGTAGCATTCCAGGACGGCGATGCAGCGGTCGCCCGAGCGGATGGGCACACCGATCCCCGAGGTGACCGGCAGCGGATCCACCTCGTGCACGCAGATGAAGTCGGCGTCGGCGAGCAGTTCGGTGACCCACGCAGCGCCCCCGGTGCGGAATACGCGCGCCGACATGCCGAGTTCGGGGTCGTGCGGGGTGGCGCGCAGGGTCTCCAGAAGGGCGTCGACCGCCGGGCCGGGCGTCTGAACCCACCAGAGCTCGTCTCCGTCGGGGAGCCCCTCGTCTCGCCCTTCCTGAGGCATGATCACATGGGCGATGACGAAGCCGATGTCTCGGCAGAGCACCGGGAGCGTCGCCTTCAACGCCCCCTCGAGAGTGACTTCTTCGTTGACGATCCCCGTCACCCGCTGGAGGATCTCGAGATCTCGGGTTCGACTCCGGAGCGCTTCCACCTCTCCCTGCTGACGTCCGAGGCGCTCGGCGAGCGGGCCCGTGAGCTCGAGGATGTATCCGGTCAGCTCTCCCGACTCGAGTCGCCGGCCCTGCTCGACCACCCAGTGCACCCTCCCGTCGCGGTGAACCACGCGGTAGAGCACCCGGAAATCACCGCCTTCGGCCACCGAGTCCTGGATGGTGTTCCACACACGATCGCGATCGTCGGGGTGGATCAACCGCCCGAAGGCCTGCGTCGCACTGTCGACCAGATCCTCCGGACCGAAGCCGGTGAGCGGGCGGACGTTCTCGGTGATGCCGAGCATCGTCCAGTCGGGGTCGTTGCGACACCGATAGACCACGCCCGGGAGAGCGTCGAGCACGCCGTCGAGGAGCCCCGCTTCGCCCGGAGTCCGGATCGGGGGGCCGCTGCCTGAATCGTTCGCCATACCAATGGGGGCCGATGGAACCGCCGACTGCGGGCCTCCCCAACATGGGGGGACGCAACCGATTCTCCAAACGCCACACGGCGCGTTCGACCGGGTCGGGGGACACGCGCACAACAGCGTACCCGCCGATCCGATGCGCGGGTCGGACGCCCGCCGCTCAGTCCGACCGGGCCGGCGCGCTCTCGGGGAGCACCCAGCCCGGTCGGGGAAAGTGGCAGGTGTAGCCGTTCGGAATCCGCTCCAGGTAGTCCTGGTGCTCCGGCTCCGCCTCCCAGAAGTCGCCCACCGGCTCGACCTGCGTCACCACCGATCCCGGCCAGAGACCGGAGGCCTCCACATCGGCAATCGTGCGTCGAGCGATGGCTTCCTGCTCGGGCGAGGTGAAGTAGATCGCGGAGCGATAGGAGGTGCCTCGATCGTTGCCCTGACGATTCGGCGTGGTCGGATCGTGAATTTGGAAAAAGAACTCTAGTATTCGGCGAAACGTCAGGAGGGACGGGTCGAAGATGACTTCGAGACCCTCGGCATGGGTGCCGTGGTTGCGGTAGGTTGCATGGGCGACATCGCCGCCGGTATACCCCACGCGGGTGGAGATCACGCCCGGCAGCTTGCGGAAGAGATCCTGCATGCCCCAGAAACACCCTCCGGCGAGTACGGCTCTCTCGGTCGTCATGCGTCGGTCCTCGGGTCGTCGACCTGGTCGATGTAGTCGCCGTAGCCCTCGGCCTCCATCTCGTCGAGATGGACGAACCGGAGCGAGGCGGAGTTGATGCAGTAGCGCAGGCCGCCGCGGTCGCGGGGGCCGTCCGGAAACACGTGCCCCAGATGGCTGTCACCGTGCCTGGATCGCACCTCGGTGCGAACCATGCCGTGGGTGGTGTCGCGCAGTTCCGTCACGTGCGCCGGCTCGATCGGCCGGGTGAAGCTCGGCCACCCGCATCCCGATTCAAACTTGTCGCTCGACGCGAAGAGCGGCTCCCCCGACACGAGATCGACGTAGATGCCGGGCTCGTGATTGTGCAGGTACCGGCCCGTGCCCGGGCGCTCCGTGCCATTCTGCTGCGTGACCCGAAACTGCTCCGGATCCAGCTGCGCGATGGCGTCGGCGGATCGAGTGTACTTGGTCATCCCCAAACTCCTTGGCGGTGCGGCGTCTCCACGGGTCCCCCCAATCCCTCGGGGCGAGCGGGGGTTCCGGACCGTCGGCCGTCCGGGGGGGCGGCGACGGGCGGGTCTACGGAGTACCGCTCAGCGCCCTCCGGGATCCGCCTGCGGGCCACCTCGATGCACGACGCCCGGGTCCGGAACGAATCCGGACCCGGGCGCGGTCGCGACCGGAGCTCTCGCGAGAGGCGCGCCGGTCGAGCGGGATGGAGTGCGACCCCTGCGGGCCGTCAGCCCACGGCGTTGATCATGTCGAAGATCGGCAGGTACATGGCCACGATCATGCCACCGACCACCACACCGAGCACGACGATCATGATCGGCTCCATGGCCGAGAGCAGGGCCTCGACCGCGGCGTCGACCTCTTCATCGTAGAAGTCGGCGATCTTCGTGAGCATCTCGTCGAGACCACCGGTCTGCTCACCCACGTTGATCATCTGCACCACCATCGGCGGGAACACCCCCGACTCCTTGAGCGGCCCGGCGATCGTCTCACCGCCCGCGATGCTGGCACGCGAGTTCATGACCGCGTCGTGGATGACCCGGTTTCCGGCCGTCTTGGCCGTGATCTCGAGGCCTTCGAGAATGCTCACACCCGAGCTCACCAGCGTTCCCAGAGTGCGGGTGAAGCGCGCAACGGCCGCCTTGCGCTGCAGGTTCCCGAGGATCGGGATGTTGAGCATGAGGCGGTCGATCGCCAGGCGACCGGGATCGGTCTGATAGGCCTGCCGAATCGCGAAGATGGTGCCGATGATTCCGGCCCCGATCGCCCACCAGTACCCCTGGAGGATGATCGACATCATGATCACGATCCGGGTCGGCAGGGGCAGAGGCACGCCCGCCGAGGCGAACATCGTCTGGAAGGTGGGGATCACGAACATCAGCAGGATCGCCACGGCGGCCGCGGCCACCGTGAAGATCACTCCCGGGTAGATCATCGCGCCCTTGATCTTCCGGACGAGGGCGTCGTTCTTCTCGAGGAAGGTGGCGAGGCGCAGCAGGATGGTGTCGAGAATACCTCCCGCCTCACCGGCCGCGACCATGTTCACGTAGAGGTCGGTGAACACCTTCGGATGCTTGCCCATCGCGTCGGCCAGGGTGTGCCCCGACTCCACGTCGTAGAGCACGTCCTGAATGACCTTGCGCAGCGCGTCGTTCTCGGTCTGCTCGGCCAGGATGTCGAGGGCCTGCACCAGCGGCAGCCCCGAGTTGATCATCGTCGCGAACTGACGGGTGAAGATGACGATGTCGCGCGTGCCGACCCCGGTGCCGAACTTCAGCGTGAGATCCTTCGGCTTCTCGCGCACCGACACCGGAATCAGCTTCTGCTTGTGCAGGTGGGCGAGCACCTCGTCCTTCGACTTGAGGTCGATCTCGCCCTGCTGGATGCCACCGGTTCCGGTGGCGGGGCGGGCGCTGTAGGTGAAGACGGGCATGGTGGTTTCCTTCCGAATCAGGCGTCGGGGCCGGGCTCACCCACCGCCCGCAGGAGTTCCTGCGGGTCGGGGGAACGCTTCAGTGCCTCTTCGAGGGTGACTTCACCCCGCATGTAGAGCACCTGCAGCGCATCGTTCATGGTCTGCATGCCGTGCTTCTTGCCGGCCTGCATGAGCGAGTAGATCTGGTGCACCTTCTCGTCGCGGATCACCGCCCGGATGGCCGGGGTGCAGATCATGATCTCGGACGCCACGCAGCGCCCCTTTCCGCGGGCTCGCGGCAGGAGCGTCTGCGTCACGACACCCTCGAGCACGAAGGCGAGCTGCGCCCGCACCTGGGCCTGCTGGTGCGAGGGGAAGGCATCGATGATCCGGTTGACCGACTCGGCCGCCGAGTTGGTGTGCAGGGTGGCCAGCACGAGGTGCCCCGTCTCCGCGATCGTGAGCGCGGCCGAGATCGTCTCCAGGTCGCGCATCTCGCCGATCAGGATGATGTCGGGGTCCTGCCGGAGCGCGTACTTGAGGGCGGCGGTGAACGAGGTGGTGTCGGCGCCCACTTCCCGCTGGTTCACCACGCAGTTCTGGTGCCGGTGAATGAACTCGATCGGGTCCTCGATCGTGATGATGTGCCCCTTCCGCTCGCGGTTGATCTTGTCGAGCATCGCCGCCAGCGTGGTCGACTTTCCGGAGCCCGTGGGACCGGTCACCAGCACGAGGCCCCGCGGTTTCTCGGCGAGGCGAGAGACGATCGGAGGCAGCCCCAGCTTGTCGACGGAGTGGATCTCGTACGGGATCTGCCGAATCGCCATCGCGACACAGCCCCGCTGCTTGTACACGTTTCCGCGGAAGCGCGAGAGGTTCTGGACCCCGAACGAGAAATCCAGTTCGTCTTCTGTCTCGAAGCGCTTCTTCTGGTTCTCGGTCAGAATGGAATACGCCAGCGCCAGGGTGTCCTTGGGCGCGAGATTCCGCGGATACTGGCTGTTCACCAGATCGCCGTCGACGCGGATCTTGGGACGCTCGCCGACCGTGATGTGGAGGTCGGAGGCACCGCGCTGGATCATCTCCTGCAGAAGCAGGCGCAGGCTCAGCTCGGGCATCTTCTGGGCGGGCGCTGCCGCGGGTGCGCCGGGGGCGGCACCGGGCCGCGGTGCCGGACGGGCCGGCGGTCGGGGAGTGGTCACGTCGCTCATGGGTGGGTGGCTCGGTCGAGGGGGTTCCCGTGGGGGGTCGCGTGGTCCGTCATCCCTGTGCGGAGGTCTCCTTCACGACCTCGTCGAGCGTGGTGATCCCCCGCTCCACCTTCTTGAGGCCGTCCATCCGCAGGGTGAGCATGCCCTCCGAGAGGGCGATGTCCCGCAGTTCATCGGTGCCCTTCTCCTCCATGATCGCCTTCCGGAGCCTGGGCGACATCGCCATCACCTCGTAGAGGCCCTGGCGACCCTTGTAGCCGCTTCCGTCGCACTTGTCACAGCCCGCACCCCGGTAGAAGGTGGTCTCGGAGGCCCAGTCCAGCGGCACCCGAGCGGCGGTGAGGTACTCCTCCTCGTAGGTCGCCTCGGTCTTGCAGCCGGAGCAGATCCGGCGCACGAGCCGCTGGGCCGTGAGAAGGTTGAGAGCCGACGCGACGTTGAACGGCTCGAGCCCCATGTCGATCAGACGGGTGATCGTGCTGGGGCAGTCGTTTGTGTGGAGGGTGGAGAGCACGAGGTGACCGGTGAGGGCCGCCTTCACGGCGATGCCTCCGGTCTCGATGTCCCGGATCTCACCGACCATGATGATGTTCGGGTCCTGCCGCAGGAACGCCTTCAGCGCTGCGGCGAAGGTCATGCCGATCTCGTTGCGGACGAGCACCTGGTTGATGCCGTGGAGGTTGTACTCCACGGGATCCTCGGCCGTCATGATGTTCACGTCTTCGGTGTTGATCTTCGACAGCGCCGAGTAGAGCGTGGTCGTCTTTCCCGATCCCGTCGGCCCGGTCACCAGCACCATGCCGTAGGGCTGGGCGATCGCGTGGAAGAAGTCCTTCTCGGCCTTGGGTTCGAACCCGAACTTGGCCAGATCGAAGGTCAGATTCCCCTTGTCGAGGATTCGGAGCACGATCTTCTCGCCGAAGATCACCGGCAGCGTCGAGACACGGAAATCGACCACCTTCCCGCGCATGCGCAACTTGATGCGTCCGTCCTGGGGCACCCGCCGCTCGGCGATGTTCAGGTCGGACAGGATCTTGATGCGGGAGGTGAGGGCGGCCTTCATCTTGAAGGGCGGCTTCATCACCTCGCGCAGCGCACCGTCGATGCGGTAGCGCACGCGGATCTCGCGCTCGTACGGCTCGATGTGGATGTCCGACGCCCCCTTGTAGACGGCGTCGGTCAACAGCCCGTTGATGAACTTCACCACCGGGGCGTTGTTCACCTCCGCCTGCAGCGCCGCGACGGAGACGTCCTCCTCCTGCTCCTCGACGAACTCCACGTCCTGTTCGTCGATCAGGTCCTCGAGGATCTCCGACATCCGGTCTTCGGCGGACGCGTAGTACTTCTCGAGATGCTTGCGAAGGGTGAACTCTCCGACGATCACCGGCTCCACATCGAGGCGGCTGATGAACTTCAGGTCGTCGATCGCCCCGAGGTCGGAGGGGTTGACCATCGCCACGG contains the following coding sequences:
- the msrB gene encoding peptide-methionine (R)-S-oxide reductase MsrB, producing the protein MTKYTRSADAIAQLDPEQFRVTQQNGTERPGTGRYLHNHEPGIYVDLVSGEPLFASSDKFESGCGWPSFTRPIEPAHVTELRDTTHGMVRTEVRSRHGDSHLGHVFPDGPRDRGGLRYCINSASLRFVHLDEMEAEGYGDYIDQVDDPRTDA
- a CDS encoding asparaginase domain-containing protein; translated protein: MASSRSPVRLFITGGTFDKEYDEINGRLYFKDTHLPEMLRMGRCRLGVEIRTLMMVDSLEMTARDRDLIVRNCLEVPEDRIVITHGTDTMSETAALLSKEVPGKTIVLTGAMIPIAFGSSDGLFNLGGALTAVQVLPAGTWVAMNGRIFDGTTVRKNRDTGVFEAV
- a CDS encoding DUF4112 domain-containing protein; protein product: MASTPPSRPSPQVEVIPPRPGELRRARAVARVLDDLIPIPGTSWRIGIDPLLGLFPGVGDWVGWAASLHLLLSAWRAGADAATLVRMAGNMVIDALVGAVPVLGDLFDMAWKANDRNLRILEGVVAEPADTRRSSRWVVGSVVAGTVTLLGLASIGALLVLRTVVGAVSGLF
- the msrA gene encoding peptide-methionine (S)-S-oxide reductase MsrA; this encodes MTTERAVLAGGCFWGMQDLFRKLPGVISTRVGYTGGDVAHATYRNHGTHAEGLEVIFDPSLLTFRRILEFFFQIHDPTTPNRQGNDRGTSYRSAIYFTSPEQEAIARRTIADVEASGLWPGSVVTQVEPVGDFWEAEPEHQDYLERIPNGYTCHFPRPGWVLPESAPARSD
- the pilB gene encoding type IV-A pilus assembly ATPase PilB, with translation MPTNVVQDRLGDLFVREGLITETQLTEALREARKENTRLGYALVKLGFVTEGELTALLARQYRVPAVDLDAIQVSPKVLRLVPDEVAIKHLVLPLRRVGRMLTVAMVNPSDLGAIDDLKFISRLDVEPVIVGEFTLRKHLEKYYASAEDRMSEILEDLIDEQDVEFVEEQEEDVSVAALQAEVNNAPVVKFINGLLTDAVYKGASDIHIEPYEREIRVRYRIDGALREVMKPPFKMKAALTSRIKILSDLNIAERRVPQDGRIKLRMRGKVVDFRVSTLPVIFGEKIVLRILDKGNLTFDLAKFGFEPKAEKDFFHAIAQPYGMVLVTGPTGSGKTTTLYSALSKINTEDVNIMTAEDPVEYNLHGINQVLVRNEIGMTFAAALKAFLRQDPNIIMVGEIRDIETGGIAVKAALTGHLVLSTLHTNDCPSTITRLIDMGLEPFNVASALNLLTAQRLVRRICSGCKTEATYEEEYLTAARVPLDWASETTFYRGAGCDKCDGSGYKGRQGLYEVMAMSPRLRKAIMEEKGTDELRDIALSEGMLTLRMDGLKKVERGITTLDEVVKETSAQG
- a CDS encoding PAS domain-containing protein, giving the protein MANDSGSGPPIRTPGEAGLLDGVLDALPGVVYRCRNDPDWTMLGITENVRPLTGFGPEDLVDSATQAFGRLIHPDDRDRVWNTIQDSVAEGGDFRVLYRVVHRDGRVHWVVEQGRRLESGELTGYILELTGPLAERLGRQQGEVEALRSRTRDLEILQRVTGIVNEEVTLEGALKATLPVLCRDIGFVIAHVIMPQEGRDEGLPDGDELWWVQTPGPAVDALLETLRATPHDPELGMSARVFRTGGAAWVTELLADADFICVHEVDPLPVTSGIGVPIRSGDRCIAVLECYTAERRDFDAALEALLVQVGVQLGRAWEREEAVRRSEADRARFRLIAQHMDDVFWTGPAGDAAREYASPAYRTIWGRDPLELRRDPRSWLEAVHPSDRERVEDVVRGRGTRGYEIQYRIVRPGGEVRWISDRAVPVADGEGPATRVVGVSEDVTERTRLEGRLRAAHRMEAVGRLAGGIAHDFNNLLTVIRAQSDFLLMDLSSESPLVEEVEVVRSAADRAAELTRQLLAFSREQVLRPRVVDLVGVVRNMEQLLVRVLGEDVRIETEFEAGLPPVRVDPGQIEQVIMNLAVNARDAMPDGGVLTLRAWSETLTAEVAAGRTELVVGARYVRLDVSDTGQGMDEAVRGRIFEPFYTTKRSRGGTGLGLAMAYGIVKQSGGTIHVNSTLGEGSTFVLRFPPVVDAAVSAAPSAESPAPVGAVAGTILVVEDDPAVRRVADRTLRNEGLSVRVAPDAETGLEMLEAAPQEYAYLLTDLVLPGRSGRDLLEEVLRNHPHVRCMAMSGYAEGSPDRRMDLPPEVAFVQKPFTADALLRALALVSA
- a CDS encoding pyridoxal phosphate-dependent aminotransferase, which encodes MPRSTPLPAPRETFHLERFFAATEFTTPHLLAVSDCESCTVADLLALEPGARERLLGLRLGYTESAGSEELRVAAAGLYGEVEPDDVLVHATAVEVIYTTFRALLREGDRVVVQMPAYQALRSAAELAGAEVVHWWGDSARDWAPDLDELDRLLDHPRARLVVINTPHNPTGWVADDAFAEGVLDVVARRGVRLFCDEAYRGTERGNGSEPTGSASMADRDAAVLALGLVSKGLGLPGLRTGWLVARDPEVRRRVERYKDFTSICGPAPSELLAAVALRQSDALLSRSRRLLAANLDRLDAFMTRWSGWFEWRAPSGGSVTFPRLVDPDRWGGVAAFCERARSEAGVLLAPGGLFSDARADRADPRVAAVDASFRVGYGRASFAEGLDALERWLRGVESPSE
- a CDS encoding type IV pilus twitching motility protein PilT, with product MPELSLRLLLQEMIQRGASDLHITVGERPKIRVDGDLVNSQYPRNLAPKDTLALAYSILTENQKKRFETEDELDFSFGVQNLSRFRGNVYKQRGCVAMAIRQIPYEIHSVDKLGLPPIVSRLAEKPRGLVLVTGPTGSGKSTTLAAMLDKINRERKGHIITIEDPIEFIHRHQNCVVNQREVGADTTSFTAALKYALRQDPDIILIGEMRDLETISAALTIAETGHLVLATLHTNSAAESVNRIIDAFPSHQQAQVRAQLAFVLEGVVTQTLLPRARGKGRCVASEIMICTPAIRAVIRDEKVHQIYSLMQAGKKHGMQTMNDALQVLYMRGEVTLEEALKRSPDPQELLRAVGEPGPDA
- a CDS encoding type II secretion system F family protein; the protein is MPVFTYSARPATGTGGIQQGEIDLKSKDEVLAHLHKQKLIPVSVREKPKDLTLKFGTGVGTRDIVIFTRQFATMINSGLPLVQALDILAEQTENDALRKVIQDVLYDVESGHTLADAMGKHPKVFTDLYVNMVAAGEAGGILDTILLRLATFLEKNDALVRKIKGAMIYPGVIFTVAAAAVAILLMFVIPTFQTMFASAGVPLPLPTRIVIMMSIILQGYWWAIGAGIIGTIFAIRQAYQTDPGRLAIDRLMLNIPILGNLQRKAAVARFTRTLGTLVSSGVSILEGLEITAKTAGNRVIHDAVMNSRASIAGGETIAGPLKESGVFPPMVVQMINVGEQTGGLDEMLTKIADFYDEEVDAAVEALLSAMEPIMIVVLGVVVGGMIVAMYLPIFDMINAVG